In Flavobacterium piscisymbiosum, the sequence GTAAAAGAAGCAAAAAACAGAGAAAAGCTTCTTAAAATATTAGAAAAATGGAAAAAATAATTCAGATAACAGCGGGTCGCGGACCTGCAGAATGCACTTGGGTGGTTGCTCAAGTGCTTAAAAAAGTTTTAGACGAAGCACAGGAGCAGGGTTTAGAAGCTACTTTGCTTCAAAGAGAAGTTGGTCAGGAAAACGGAACGGTTGAAACAGCAACAATCTCCGTAAAAGGAACCAATGCTGAAAAATTTGCGAATTCCTGGATAGGAACGATTCAATGGATTGGACAGAGTCAGTTTAGGAAAATGCACAAACGTAAAAACTGGTTTATTGGCATTTTTGAGATTGAAGCACAAAAGAATGCTTCGATTTCAGAAAATGATATACAATATCAGGCGATGCGTAGTTCCGGTGCGGGCGGACAACATGTTAATAAGGTGAGTTCGGCAATTCGGGCAACACATATTCCTACGGGAATTGCAGTTGTTTCGATGGACAGCCGCTCGCAGCACCAAAACAAAAAACTGGCTACAGAAAGATTATTAAAAAAACTAGAAGGCGAAACTTTGCAGCAACTTAAAAACCATGTAGGGAAACAATGGGAAAACCAGTTGAATATTCAGCGTGGGAATCCTGTGAGGGTTTTTAGCGGATCGGACTTTAAAAAGAATAAAGTCGAAAAAAGTTACAAAGGAACTCGTCAGCAATTAAAAACAGATTTACGAAATGAAAGCAATTGATAAATACCTATTTCAGGCTTTGGATAATTATCCGTATTCGCTTGAAGAAACTATAGAATCCTTGGATTATGCTTTTTCTTATGATGCAAAAAATACGATGGTTTTGTGTTTGTACGGAAGAATTCAGGTGGAGCAATTATGGAATTATGAAGAGGCAAAATCTTATTTTCAAGAAGCTTTGGCCATAAACATTCATGCTCTTGAAGTATATCCGTATTACATTCAGACTTTAATATTGAATGAAGATTATGAAGAGGCGCAAAAACTCATTGATTTTGCTTTGACTATAAAAGGGATAAACAAATCTGAAATCTATGTAAAGAAAGCGATTCTGTTTGAAGCGCAACTTCGATTTAAAGACGCGTTGACAGCCATTAAAAACGCAAAACTTTACACGCTGCAATTTGCTTTTGAATCTGATATCACGGAAGTTGAAAAAAGAATAAAAAGCAAAATTGATTTGTTGAAAAATAAAAAGAATTCTAAAAAAGATTCGAAAAAGAAATCAAAATGATTTTGATATCAAACAAAAAACGATGCCATTTTGCATCGTTTTTTTTTAGTCAGAACTAAAAGTAACTAAAATCGGGGAAACCAGTTCAATCCGTTTAAATCTTTGGGCCTAAAATTATTTCCAATGCAGTTCTAAAGCAAAACAAGTTTTTTCTCCTTTTGTAATGCTAAATCTTGCTGTACTTTGGCCATCTTCACTTTCATGAATTACGACTTGATCTTTTAATGAGAGTTCTTTCATGAAATTCATTTCAAAGTTTTTTACTTCTTGTTTCAAAATTCTTTTTGGCTCAACATGATCCAGGCACCATTCCAGATATTTTACATTATTTACGTGATTTACAATATCTAAATCAGATAAATAAACTGTTTTTTCAAAGACAGCTTCTTTTTCATGGTTGATGTTTATTTTAGAAAAACCTTCATCTGTAGCCCTTTTTTCAGGGAATAACTCGAAATGTTCATACGGAATTGCCAAAGGTTCCGGACGACGTGATTGGGTATTAAAAACAGCCCAATACGTTTCGCAACCTACAATTTTCTTTCCATTAACATACATTTCAAGAGCACGAACGGAACGTGAATTTTCAAGACTATTGATCCAGGTTTTTACCGTTACAATGTCCTGCCATTGAGGCAATGCATGCACTTCTACACGCATTCGGCTTAAAACCCATGCCTGGTGAAATTCCTGCATGTCGTGAAAACTGATACCTCCAACTTCGGCGTGAGATCCTGCGGTTAATTGTAGAATATTACATAAATCTGTATATTTTAAAAAACCAGCCGGGGTGCATTGTGTAAAATTGATTTCCCAGTCTTTACTATAAACTGATGTGAAATTAGGTGATATTGGCATTTTTTATGATAAATAATTATTAACTAATTTATATATTTCTGATCTAAAAAAGAAATAATAAATATTTTGATTTTTTTAGTCTCCGCCCCCACAGCCTCCGCATGAACTTCCACAGGAGCTTCCACAAGAACTACTTGAAGAAGAGTCAGAAGAGGTTCCACAAGAACCCCCAGACGAATTTCCTGAAGATGTGTCAGGACTATATTTGTTTGATTCTTCTATAAGTGGTATAAAAGCTGGAGTGATAACAGCTGTACTAAATAGAAAATAATTCCATTGCCAGTTATTTTCTATTTGCCTGACGGGTAAAATTTCTTTTTTGTATAAATTTGGTATTATAGCGATAAAAAGAAGTCTGGTTAATTTGTATAGAAAAAAAATTGCAACAAGAACAAAAACAATAAGAGTAAATACGAGAAGTCCTACGGGTTTATTTCTGTTAAAACCTGTCATTATTCTAATGTATCCTATCATGGCAAGGATTTCAAAAACGACAAAATTTAAATAAAATAAATTATTGAATTTTTTAGATTTGATAAAATATTTTTCAAATGCGTTCATGCAATTTGATATGTTTATAAAAAGAGGTTTTCTTTGCATTCGTTTCATCAATGTTGAATAAACGCTTTTTCCAAATTCTTTTAATGATGTCGTTACCTGAATTTGTTCAGTAGTTAAATCGGATTTATTCTCAATGAGATTGATTATGCTGTAAGGTTGTATTTCAACTGTTTTATTATCGATTAATTCATTTACAACACCGTCAATGACTCTGGAAGTTTTTTGTGTCTTAAGATAAATTAGTTCATAAGGTTGAAGATCGAAGACAAAAGAAGTGCTATCAAATTTACGGGTAATTTGACGAAGTTTAATTTTGTTGTATAAATCCAGTATTTTAAATGTAACAGCACATAAAATAACATAACCTATAAGGAAATAAGGATTGTTTATCGTAATGTAAATTGGTTTTAAAATGTAATAGAATGGGAATGTTAAAATTAAAAACACTATCAAAGATTTACTGATAAATGATCTTAAATTTATTTTTGCTTTATCTAAATTCAGACTTTCGTACATTCCGTCAAATTCCCAAATATCTTTAGGTTGAGCACCAAAGATTGATTCGTATAATGTATTAGTTTGTTCTTTAGCTTTTTTAAATTTTTGAAAATCTGCTTTGTTGTGGGTCGATGGAATGTGTTGAATTTGTTTGCCAAGTAATTGGCAAAATTTCTCATAAGATTGAGTGAAAATTAAATGTAAATGCCATACTTCGTCTACTGTTTCAGATGGAGAAACCATTGATTCAGAAATTGAAGCCAAATACATGAATTTTTTATATTCTAAAATGGCTTTTTCTGTAAAGTTTTTTGTCCAAAATTTTTCTTTTGCGAGTCTTATTGAAAAGCCAAATTCACCTGGCGGATCATCAAAATCAAATTGCAAAATCTTATTCCAAAGTGCATTATCCATATTTTTATTTACTGCAAAAAACATTTAAAGTTAGAGAACTAATCAATTTTAAATCACGATTTATTCTAACAATTTTTCAAGATATTTTATAATTTCTTTTCTATCTGTCGCATAATCAAACCATTTTGTAGCTTCATTTCGTTTGAACCATGTAAGTTGTCTTTTCGAGAAACGACGGGTATTTTTCTTGATTTCTTCGATAGCAAAAGCTAGTGAGAAATCTCCGTTAAAATAACTAAATAATTCTCTATATCCGACGGTTTGAAGCGCATTTAACTCTTTGTTAGAATACAATTTTTTTGCTTCTTCTAATAATCCTTCGTTCATCATAATATCGACACGCTGATTGATTCGATTGTAAATGATTTGTCTTTCGGCATCTAAACCTATTAAAATAGGAGTGAAGTTTCGGTTGTTTTTCTTTTGATTTAAAAAAGAAGAATATGGTTTTTGAGTTCCGATGCAAACTTCTACAAAACGCATCATTCGTTGTGGGTTTTGAAGTGTTTGTGGATTTTCGACGGTTATTTTTTGATAGTAATCCGGATCCAGGTTTTTTAATTGTTCTTGCAGATATTCGATTCCGAGTTTTTCGTAGTTTGAATTTACCTTGGAGCGTACTTCTGGATTAATTTCAGGAAATTCGTCAAAACCTTTTAAGATTGCGTCAACGTATAAACCTGAACCGCCAATAAGAATGACAAAATCATTATTTTGAAATAATTCCTCTATTTTTAAAAGAGCTTCTTTTTCGTAATCGCCAACGGTATAATTTTCGAAAATCGATTTATTTTGAATGAAATGATGTGTTGCTGCTTGTAATTCTTCCTGATTTGGAACTGCGGTACCAATGGTCATTTCTTTAAAAAACTGACGGCTGTCGCAAGATATTATCTCGCATTTGAAATGTTGTGCCAAAGCTATACTTAAGGCTGTTTTGCCTATAGCGGTTGGTCCTACGATGGTTATTAAGTGTTTCATATTTTTTAGCCCAGATGGAAGTGAAAACCCCGGACTTATATTTGTTAGTTTTTTTTGGTATAAAAGAGCGACTTTAGAAGCTCCTTTTATGCCTTAAAAAAACAACAAATATAAGGAGGAGTTGTAATGTACAGCTGGAATAGCTCCTTAAAATTAATTATTAAGTAATTCGGTTCCGCATTCATGACAATATTTTGCACTATCAAAATGCAGTTGTGCGTTGCAATTTTGACACATTTTTTTTGTGCTGACAGCGTTATTGCGTAAACTGCTTTTGGCAAATTCTGCAGTAACGATCCCTGTTGGTACAGCAATGATTCCGTATCCCATAATCATAACCAGTGAAGCTAAAAACTGACCTAATGGAGATGCGGGTGAAATGTCGCCATAACCAACGGTGGTCAGGGTTACAATGGCCCAATAGATTCCTACCGGAATGCTGGTAAAACCGCTTTCTTTGCCTTCGACAACGTACATTAATGAGCCAATAATTACAGCGCTGATAAGAACGAAATAGATAAATACTAGAATTTTTTCTTTACTGGCTTGCATGGCTTCCCGCAACTGCAAAGATTGTTGAGAGATTTGTGGAATATGTAAAATTTTAAACAATCGGAAGAAACGCAAGATTCTAACGATCGTTAAAACGTTTGTAGCAGGAAAAAAAATGGACAAATACATGGGTAATATGGCCATTAAATCGATAATTCCGTAAAAGCTGAAAACATATTTTACGGGTTTTTGTATCGAAATAATGCGCAGGATGTATTCGATGGTAAAGAAAACGGTGATAATCCATTCGCAGATAATAAGATAGGAATGGTATTTATGATTGATACCTTCGACTGTATCCATCATAACAAGAAGTACGCTTAACAGAATAAGACCTAAAAGCACGAGATCGAACAAACGCCCTAAAAAGGTGTTGGTGCCGTAAAGGATTATTTGGGTCTTTTGTCTAAAAAGCTCGTATTTTGATTTTATTTTTTTCATATCAGCGAAGATAATGAAAGTTTTGTATTGTTAAAAATGAAGAATCTTGACTGATTTACTTTTACGGATATACTGTTGGATGATATTCTTTACATCGCGGTTGTTTTGCATCGGTATTAGAATATTTTTTAAGATGTCGATATTCATAATTTGATAGTTCAAATCATAAAAGGCATACCCTTTATATTGACCATTTTCGATTAATACAGCGCTGCGTTCGTTTATGTTTCGGCCTCTGTCGATAATAATCATGCTTTTATTTTCGAAACTATTTTCTGATATAAATTGCTGAACGCGAGAATTATATTCTTCTACACTAACTTCGCCAATACAAGCACCGTCACACTCTTTTATTTTATATTGAAAACATTCTTTTTTACTTTGATATAAACCTGTCATTTTTTGACACAAATGATATTTTGCTGTGAATTTGAAGAGCATGTTTTTGCCTTCCTGCAAAGAAATAAACGATGTAATTTCTTTTTTACGGCCGTCTGCTTTTTGAAGTTTTAAGTTCAGATATCCGTTAGAATCTTTTTCGGCATATAAGGCAAATGGGAAAAAAGTTTTTTTCTGCGAACGGTTATGTCTTGGTCGGTTTACT encodes:
- the prfH gene encoding peptide chain release factor H gives rise to the protein MEKIIQITAGRGPAECTWVVAQVLKKVLDEAQEQGLEATLLQREVGQENGTVETATISVKGTNAEKFANSWIGTIQWIGQSQFRKMHKRKNWFIGIFEIEAQKNASISENDIQYQAMRSSGAGGQHVNKVSSAIRATHIPTGIAVVSMDSRSQHQNKKLATERLLKKLEGETLQQLKNHVGKQWENQLNIQRGNPVRVFSGSDFKKNKVEKSYKGTRQQLKTDLRNESN
- a CDS encoding acyl-[acyl-carrier-protein] thioesterase, which translates into the protein MPISPNFTSVYSKDWEINFTQCTPAGFLKYTDLCNILQLTAGSHAEVGGISFHDMQEFHQAWVLSRMRVEVHALPQWQDIVTVKTWINSLENSRSVRALEMYVNGKKIVGCETYWAVFNTQSRRPEPLAIPYEHFELFPEKRATDEGFSKININHEKEAVFEKTVYLSDLDIVNHVNNVKYLEWCLDHVEPKRILKQEVKNFEMNFMKELSLKDQVVIHESEDGQSTARFSITKGEKTCFALELHWK
- a CDS encoding glycine-rich domain-containing protein, translating into MDNALWNKILQFDFDDPPGEFGFSIRLAKEKFWTKNFTEKAILEYKKFMYLASISESMVSPSETVDEVWHLHLIFTQSYEKFCQLLGKQIQHIPSTHNKADFQKFKKAKEQTNTLYESIFGAQPKDIWEFDGMYESLNLDKAKINLRSFISKSLIVFLILTFPFYYILKPIYITINNPYFLIGYVILCAVTFKILDLYNKIKLRQITRKFDSTSFVFDLQPYELIYLKTQKTSRVIDGVVNELIDNKTVEIQPYSIINLIENKSDLTTEQIQVTTSLKEFGKSVYSTLMKRMQRKPLFINISNCMNAFEKYFIKSKKFNNLFYLNFVVFEILAMIGYIRIMTGFNRNKPVGLLVFTLIVFVLVAIFFLYKLTRLLFIAIIPNLYKKEILPVRQIENNWQWNYFLFSTAVITPAFIPLIEESNKYSPDTSSGNSSGGSCGTSSDSSSSSSCGSSCGSSCGGCGGGD
- the miaA gene encoding tRNA (adenosine(37)-N6)-dimethylallyltransferase MiaA; this translates as MKHLITIVGPTAIGKTALSIALAQHFKCEIISCDSRQFFKEMTIGTAVPNQEELQAATHHFIQNKSIFENYTVGDYEKEALLKIEELFQNNDFVILIGGSGLYVDAILKGFDEFPEINPEVRSKVNSNYEKLGIEYLQEQLKNLDPDYYQKITVENPQTLQNPQRMMRFVEVCIGTQKPYSSFLNQKKNNRNFTPILIGLDAERQIIYNRINQRVDIMMNEGLLEEAKKLYSNKELNALQTVGYRELFSYFNGDFSLAFAIEEIKKNTRRFSKRQLTWFKRNEATKWFDYATDRKEIIKYLEKLLE
- a CDS encoding ion transporter, with amino-acid sequence MKKIKSKYELFRQKTQIILYGTNTFLGRLFDLVLLGLILLSVLLVMMDTVEGINHKYHSYLIICEWIITVFFTIEYILRIISIQKPVKYVFSFYGIIDLMAILPMYLSIFFPATNVLTIVRILRFFRLFKILHIPQISQQSLQLREAMQASKEKILVFIYFVLISAVIIGSLMYVVEGKESGFTSIPVGIYWAIVTLTTVGYGDISPASPLGQFLASLVMIMGYGIIAVPTGIVTAEFAKSSLRNNAVSTKKMCQNCNAQLHFDSAKYCHECGTELLNN